Proteins encoded by one window of Polaribacter haliotis:
- a CDS encoding ArsR/SmtB family transcription factor encodes MGLTKSEIFTEEQNEIAAIAKVLGHPARIAILEFIIKLNTCVCGDLVKDIGLAQPTISQHLKELKKVGIIKGTIEGTSVCYCIHQEDWSKIKNILNKFLNQNLNENCC; translated from the coding sequence ATGGGTTTAACTAAATCAGAGATTTTTACAGAAGAACAAAATGAAATTGCTGCGATTGCAAAAGTTTTAGGACATCCTGCAAGAATTGCCATATTAGAATTTATAATAAAACTAAATACTTGTGTTTGTGGAGATTTAGTAAAAGATATTGGTTTGGCGCAACCAACTATTTCTCAACATTTAAAAGAATTAAAGAAAGTAGGAATTATAAAAGGCACAATTGAAGGAACTAGCGTTTGTTACTGCATTCATCAAGAAGATTGGAGTAAAATAAAAAATATTTTAAATAAATTTTTAAATCAAAATTTAAACGAAAACTGTTGTTAA
- a CDS encoding low molecular weight phosphatase family protein, whose amino-acid sequence MEKINQKITTTISNLEIDKITNDRKLVLEPLVNFIQEKVATNKDVNINFICTHNSRRSHLAQIWAQTMAAYFNIKNVKCYSGGTEATAMFYKVVETLKNTGFEINKISETENPIYAIKFNDNSQPIIGFSKKYENEFNPKSEFAAIMTCSQADVGCPFIFGAEKRIPITYEDPKLFDGKEIQAEKYQERSLQIATEMLYVFSNIN is encoded by the coding sequence ATGGAAAAAATTAATCAAAAAATAACAACTACAATTTCTAATTTAGAAATTGATAAAATTACTAATGATAGGAAACTAGTATTAGAACCATTAGTTAACTTTATACAAGAAAAAGTCGCAACAAATAAAGATGTAAATATCAATTTTATTTGTACGCATAATTCAAGAAGAAGTCATTTAGCTCAAATATGGGCTCAAACAATGGCAGCATATTTTAATATTAAAAATGTAAAATGTTATTCTGGAGGAACAGAAGCAACTGCAATGTTTTATAAAGTTGTGGAAACACTAAAAAACACTGGCTTTGAAATTAATAAAATTTCTGAAACTGAAAATCCTATTTATGCAATAAAATTTAACGATAATTCGCAACCAATTATTGGTTTTTCTAAAAAATATGAAAATGAATTTAATCCTAAATCAGAGTTTGCGGCAATTATGACTTGTTCACAAGCAGATGTAGGTTGCCCATTTATTTTTGGTGCTGAAAAGAGAATTCCAATTACCTATGAAGATCCTAAATTGTTTGATGGTAAAGAAATTCAAGCAGAAAAATACCAAGAAAGAAGTTTACAAATAGCAACAGAAATGTTATATGTATTTTCAAATATTAATTAA